In Nostoc sphaeroides, the genomic window CAGAACGAGTTAACGTTGCATTTTCCCGCGCTCAAGAACTACTAGTAATTGTGGGTTGTCATTCGCTATTCACTCAGCAGCGTGGACAAATCGGGAGTATGTACTCCGAAGTTTCAAATATCGTGCGTCTACATGGAGGTTTCGTTGATGTTTCTCGCCTCTTCTGCTAAACCGATTGATGAAAATCTTAAAAAACTGGTAGACGAAATAGAAGCACAAAGTCCTAGTTTATCAGTTTTAGCCGCGCGTGAATTCCGTTATAGTTTGCGGCAAACTCCTGTAGAAGTAAATATTAAGGAACCTCGCCAGTTTAACGTACTCGAAGAATTTATCATCCGCGCCGCTATTGAATTTCAACCTCCCCCAACAGAGGATGAATTAGCATCTGTACTTGGGCTTGATTCTGTATTTATTAAAACTACTACTACAACTCTTCGTTCCTTACAAACTCTATCACCAACATCGCCACTAACAGTTACTCCTGAAGGTCGCTTATTTTATGAAAAAGGGTCTGTACCACAGCCGCCATATCCTATACAAATTTATGCTATTACAGATCCTTTAAGCGACAAGATAACCTTTCAATCTGAATCTTTAAATGAAACAACGATAAATTACCTGATTTGACAGACTTTATCACTCTTGATCATACAATTGCCGATATTGCTTCTTTACCACTTGAGGAAATCCAAAAAAGTATTCAAGCTTCAGGTTTAGCACTTCATGTACCAGAAGAGGGAAAAATTGTCACTTCTTGTAGGGTACTAGCTTCGACTCAAAAATTTTGGAGAAAGATATCACTTTTCATTATCTTCGATGCTCTTGAAGATAAATTGACTATTCAAATAAGAAATGGAAAGCGAATTTTAGAGTCAGCATCAAATTGGTTAGAACTGCTACATACTGAAGGTAAAATATCCTTGCAAGCATTATACAAATTGTCAACCGAAACCATCAATTTTCAACGTGAAGCCATTCTCAAGCAGAAAAATACTGAAATAGAAGCTAGACTTGAAAAGATTCGCCAAAAGGCGCTAGAAGCTGCTACAGAAGCCACTGGTGAGGGAGATAACTATAAAGCATTAGGTGAAGCTGTACAGTTACGCGATGGACAAATTAGCCTAGCTTTTTCAGAAGTTTTAAATTCGGCTAAAAGTCAGATTCTAATTTATTCTCCTTGGGTGAATCAGGCAGTTGTCAATGAAAAATTTATAACTTTATTACAGAAATTAGCTAATCGCGGAGTTCGGATTTTAATTGGACATGGAATTGCACGGCGACAAGAAGATGAAGATAAACCAATTCCACCAGAAGTAGAGAAAAAACTTCGAGCTATCAAAACACCTGATGGTTTACCATCTGTACAGGTTTTTTGGTTGGGAGATTCCCATGTTAAAGAAGTAATAGTTGATAAACAAATCCATCTTTGCGGATCTCATAACTGGTTATCCTATCGCGGCGATTACCTACCACGAGGTGAGTCAGTCTATAAAGTTACAATTCCACATCAAGTTCAGGAAGCTTATGAATTTCTTGCTAATCGCTTCCAAAATCACGCTCAAAAATTATGGGGAAATGCTTTAGAAAACCGTGATTTTCAACTGGCTGTAGAGTCTTTATGTGTGTGGGGTGCGCTAGGTATGGAAGATATTGCACTCAAAGAGATACAGAAAAATAATTGGTTGGAACTTCTTCCTGTATGGTTGAATGTAGCACTACAGGGATTAAAATCGAAAAAAATCTCAGGTGATTCAGCAAGTTTTAAAACTGCACTTTCGCTACTGAATCAAGTTTCTATTGAAGAGAGTTTTATTGAACAATTGCAACAGGGATGGCGTAAAGTTATCGGCGCGATCGCAATTAACAATCCCAAAACTGCTTTAAACTTACTTAGTGATGAAGTCTGGGCGCAATTTCTACGCCTCAGTATTGCCCAAAATAGTGATTCACCTGATAATTTTATTTCT contains:
- a CDS encoding phospholipase D-like domain-containing protein — translated: MTDFITLDHTIADIASLPLEEIQKSIQASGLALHVPEEGKIVTSCRVLASTQKFWRKISLFIIFDALEDKLTIQIRNGKRILESASNWLELLHTEGKISLQALYKLSTETINFQREAILKQKNTEIEARLEKIRQKALEAATEATGEGDNYKALGEAVQLRDGQISLAFSEVLNSAKSQILIYSPWVNQAVVNEKFITLLQKLANRGVRILIGHGIARRQEDEDKPIPPEVEKKLRAIKTPDGLPSVQVFWLGDSHVKEVIVDKQIHLCGSHNWLSYRGDYLPRGESVYKVTIPHQVQEAYEFLANRFQNHAQKLWGNALENRDFQLAVESLCVWGALGMEDIALKEIQKNNWLELLPVWLNVALQGLKSKKISGDSASFKTALSLLNQVSIEESFIEQLQQGWRKVIGAIAINNPKTALNLLSDEVWAQFLRLSIAQNSDSPDNFISQYTKTGN